One segment of Camelus ferus isolate YT-003-E chromosome 26, BCGSAC_Cfer_1.0, whole genome shotgun sequence DNA contains the following:
- the SPCS3 gene encoding signal peptidase complex subunit 3, producing the protein MAVAGWWRSQAAGGGAGPRAAQSLQLARPPAGGCVREARARRGTGKEAGRRRRAPPERARRSRRGSHRAGPRPERGPGCACGAGLGGSAAMNTVLSRANSLFAFSLSVMAALTFGCFITTAFKDRSVPVRLHVSRIMLKNVEDFTGPRERSDLGFITFDITADLENIFDWNVKQLFLYLSAEYSTKNNALNQVVLWDKIVLRGDNPKLLLKDMKTKYFFFDDGNGLKGNRNVTLTLSWNVVPNAGILPLVTGSGHVSVPFPDTYEITKSY; encoded by the exons ATGGCCGTCGCTGGTTGGTGGCGGAGTCAGGCCGCGGGCGGAGGGGCGGGCCCGCGCGCCGCGCAGTCTCTTCAGCTCGCGCGCCCGCCCGCTGGTGGGTGTGTCCGGGAGGCTCGCGCGCGTCGCGGGACCGGAAAggaggcggggcggcggcggcgcgcgccCCCGGAACGCGCGCGGCGCAGTCGGCGCGGATCGCACAGAGCCGGTCCGCGGCCGGAACGGGGTCCCGGGTGTGCGTGTGGAGCAGGGCTCGGGGGCTCGGCCGCGATGAACACGGTGCTGTCGCGGGCGAATTCGCTGTTCGCCTTCTCGCTGAGCGTGATGGCGGCGCTCACCTTCGGCTGCTTCATCACCACCGCCTTCAAAGACCGGAGCGTCCCGGTGCGGCTGCACGTCTCTCGGATCATGCT AAAAAATGTAGAAGACTTCACTGGACCTAGAGAAAGAAGTGATCTGGGATTCATTACATTTGATATAACTGCTG atctagaaaatatatttgattggAATGTTAAGcagttgtttctttatttatCAGCAGaatattcaacaaaaaataat gCTCTGAACCAAGTTGTCCTTTGGGACAAGATTGTTCTGCGAGGTGATAATCCGAAGCTGCTGCtgaaagatatgaaaacaaaatattttttctttgatgatgGAAATGGTCTCAA GGGAAACAGGAATGTCACTTTAACCCTATCCTGGAATGTTGTACCAAATGCTGGAATCCTACCTCTTGTGACAGGATCAGGACATGTATCTGTCCCGTTTCCAGATACATATGAAATAACGAAGAGTTATTAA